In Mycobacterium sp. JS623, one genomic interval encodes:
- a CDS encoding alpha/beta fold hydrolase yields MTTLLFVHSPVAGPSTWIYAAEVLQQNGFGCVVPDLTGVATTGPPYYPKYAKAAAAAVDGGVDPVVLVGHSAGGALLPAIAEAVGERTTGAVFVDAMLPQPGRSWFDTAPPGLEAQLRGLAVHGVLPPYHEWFSPGALADWVPDAARRGRLIAEIPRMPLAYFDEPAPRSRFAEPVSRAFVRLGAPFDAAADKAQRLGWWVARRDWDHLRMLSDPEAVAEVIALAISANDSG; encoded by the coding sequence GTGACCACTCTGCTGTTCGTGCACAGCCCGGTAGCCGGACCGTCGACGTGGATCTACGCTGCAGAAGTGTTGCAGCAGAACGGCTTTGGTTGCGTCGTGCCGGACCTGACGGGTGTGGCGACGACGGGGCCGCCGTATTACCCGAAGTACGCCAAGGCGGCCGCGGCAGCCGTCGACGGCGGCGTCGATCCGGTCGTGCTCGTCGGGCACAGCGCGGGCGGCGCGCTGCTGCCGGCTATCGCCGAGGCCGTCGGCGAGCGGACGACGGGCGCGGTGTTCGTCGACGCGATGCTGCCGCAACCGGGTCGCAGCTGGTTCGACACCGCGCCGCCGGGTCTGGAGGCGCAACTGCGTGGCCTCGCGGTGCACGGCGTGCTACCCCCGTACCACGAATGGTTTTCCCCGGGAGCGCTGGCGGACTGGGTGCCCGATGCGGCACGGCGTGGACGTCTGATCGCCGAGATACCGCGAATGCCCCTTGCGTACTTCGACGAGCCGGCGCCGCGCTCGCGGTTCGCGGAACCTGTTTCGCGCGCGTTCGTCCGGCTGGGCGCGCCCTTCGACGCCGCCGCTGACAAGGCCCAGCGCCTGGGCTGGTGGGTTGCACGTCGCGACTGGGATCACCTCCGGATGCTTAGCGATCCAGAGGCGGTGGCAGAAGTCATTGCGCTGGCGATTTCCGCTAACGACTCCGGCTGA
- a CDS encoding MBL fold metallo-hydrolase: MVVRAALRFGFGTASVLAGSWLLRAMHGAPAALGASPAEIETVARRSPNFREGAFVNVDPASGISLDREEQRRIIWELIGSRGKSRPPGPIPIVEPAPADPAAELSVCWFGHSSALIEVDGYRVLADPIWSRRCSPSQTVGPERLHEVPAPLESLSAVDAVVISHDHYDHLDVETILGLARTQRSPFVVPLGVGAHLRKWGIPESRIVELDWNESHTIGDLTLVCTPARHFSGRLFTRDTTLWASWVIAGPAHRAFFGGDTGYTKSFAEIGLDHGPFDLTLLPIGAYHPAWPDIHMNPEEAVRAHLDVAEADKGLLVPIHWATFRLAPHPWAEPVERLLRAADSASVHVVVPKPGQRVDPETSVDAWWQL; encoded by the coding sequence ATGGTGGTGCGCGCGGCCTTGCGTTTCGGGTTCGGCACGGCGTCCGTGCTGGCCGGAAGTTGGCTGTTGCGCGCGATGCACGGTGCGCCCGCTGCGCTAGGAGCGTCGCCCGCCGAGATCGAGACGGTGGCGCGTCGATCACCGAACTTCCGTGAGGGCGCCTTCGTCAACGTCGATCCTGCGTCGGGCATCAGCCTCGACCGGGAGGAGCAACGGCGGATCATCTGGGAACTGATCGGCTCGCGCGGCAAGTCTCGGCCGCCAGGACCGATACCGATCGTCGAGCCGGCGCCCGCCGATCCCGCCGCTGAGCTCTCGGTGTGCTGGTTCGGCCACTCGTCGGCGCTGATCGAGGTCGACGGCTACCGGGTGCTCGCGGATCCGATCTGGAGTCGCCGCTGCTCGCCCTCGCAGACCGTGGGGCCCGAGCGGTTGCACGAGGTGCCCGCGCCGCTGGAGTCGCTGTCCGCGGTCGATGCGGTGGTGATCAGCCATGACCACTACGACCACCTCGACGTGGAGACGATTCTCGGCCTTGCTCGCACTCAGCGGTCGCCGTTCGTCGTGCCGCTCGGAGTCGGCGCGCACCTGCGCAAGTGGGGGATTCCGGAGAGCCGCATCGTCGAACTCGACTGGAACGAAAGCCACACGATCGGGGACCTGACGCTGGTCTGCACGCCTGCCCGGCACTTCTCGGGGCGGCTGTTCACCCGCGACACGACGCTGTGGGCGTCGTGGGTGATCGCCGGGCCAGCGCACCGCGCGTTCTTCGGCGGTGACACCGGCTACACCAAGAGCTTCGCCGAAATCGGTTTGGACCACGGGCCTTTCGACCTGACCCTGTTGCCGATCGGCGCGTATCACCCCGCGTGGCCCGACATCCATATGAACCCCGAGGAAGCGGTCCGCGCGCATCTGGATGTCGCGGAGGCCGACAAGGGGCTGTTGGTTCCGATCCACTGGGCGACGTTCCGCTTGGCCCCGCATCCGTGGGCGGAGCCGGTCGAACGGCTGTTGCGGGCCGCGGATTCCGCCAGCGTGCATGTGGTCGTGCCAAAGCCTGGGCAGCGCGTCGATCCCGAGACGTCGGTCGACGCGTGGTGGCAGCTGTAA
- a CDS encoding SMP-30/gluconolactonase/LRE family protein has product MNTPRVLLDGLAYVESPRWHEDRLWFAHWGAGEVVAVDLDGRSEVVAQGPPGLGWSIDWLPDGRLLVTGPELMRQEHDGAMVVHADLRAVADQNWNEIVVDGRGNIYVNGFAFDFLGGAPPEPGIIALVTPDGTARRVATDIDFPNGMVITPDNSTLIISESFAGRLTAFDIEADGSLSNRRVWADKVGPDGICLDADGAVWAQAADTRTHTGHADAAEGACIRVEEGGRVLQRIEHDRAIFAAMLGGPDRRTLFMMAAQWRGADGVEGALAARTGQVLVVDAPAPGVGWP; this is encoded by the coding sequence ATGAACACACCTCGCGTACTGCTGGACGGACTTGCGTATGTGGAATCACCGCGGTGGCACGAGGATCGGCTCTGGTTCGCGCACTGGGGCGCCGGCGAAGTCGTCGCGGTCGACCTGGACGGACGCAGCGAAGTCGTCGCGCAGGGGCCGCCCGGATTGGGTTGGTCGATCGACTGGCTGCCGGACGGCCGGCTTCTCGTGACCGGCCCAGAACTGATGCGACAGGAACATGACGGGGCGATGGTGGTGCACGCCGACCTTCGCGCCGTCGCCGATCAAAACTGGAATGAGATCGTGGTCGACGGCCGCGGCAACATCTACGTCAACGGCTTCGCCTTCGACTTCCTTGGCGGTGCGCCGCCCGAGCCCGGGATCATCGCGCTCGTCACCCCCGACGGGACCGCACGCCGCGTCGCCACCGACATCGACTTCCCGAACGGGATGGTGATCACGCCCGACAACTCAACCCTCATCATTTCCGAGTCCTTCGCCGGTCGCCTGACTGCGTTCGACATCGAAGCCGACGGCAGTCTGTCCAATCGTCGGGTGTGGGCCGACAAAGTGGGACCCGACGGGATCTGCCTCGATGCCGACGGGGCGGTCTGGGCTCAAGCGGCCGATACCCGCACGCACACCGGCCACGCCGACGCCGCGGAAGGCGCGTGCATCCGCGTCGAAGAGGGCGGCAGGGTGCTGCAGCGGATCGAACACGACCGCGCGATATTCGCGGCGATGCTCGGTGGACCCGATCGCAGAACGCTTTTCATGATGGCCGCGCAGTGGCGAGGCGCCGATGGCGTGGAGGGCGCCCTCGCCGCACGAACAGGGCAGGTGCTCGTCGTCGACGCGCCTGCGCCCGGTGTGGGCTGGCCGTAG
- a CDS encoding esterase family protein, translating to MIRTRWSRRLYSPRMLIVAAAAAMLTVPVGYFGGLPSATAYSRPGLPVEYLMVPSASMGRDVKVEFQGGGRHAVYLLDGLRARDDQNGWDIETQAFDWYYQSGLSIVMPVGGMSSFYTDWYGPAVGNGGSWTYKWETFLTQELPPWLAANRGISPSGNAIVGLSMGGNAALTLAEWHPENFRYAGSLSGFLNLSDGVWPTLVGFAMHDSGGFDPGAMWGPAGDQAWARNDPTVNVGRLVANNTRIWVYCGNGTPSELGGADFPAQFLENLTRASNVAFQDRYLAAGGHNGLFNFPDNGTHSWGYWGAQLQAMKPDLQRVLGTG from the coding sequence ATGATTCGCACACGGTGGAGTCGGCGGCTGTACTCGCCACGGATGTTGATCGTCGCGGCGGCCGCGGCGATGTTGACCGTTCCGGTCGGCTATTTCGGGGGTTTGCCAAGTGCCACGGCGTACTCGAGGCCCGGCTTACCGGTCGAATACCTGATGGTGCCGTCGGCTTCGATGGGTCGCGATGTCAAGGTCGAGTTCCAAGGTGGTGGTCGCCACGCCGTCTACCTGCTCGACGGCCTTCGTGCGCGAGATGACCAGAACGGCTGGGACATCGAGACCCAGGCATTCGACTGGTACTACCAATCCGGGCTGTCGATTGTGATGCCGGTCGGCGGCATGTCGAGCTTCTACACCGACTGGTATGGGCCGGCGGTGGGCAACGGGGGCAGCTGGACGTACAAGTGGGAGACCTTCCTCACGCAAGAACTGCCGCCATGGTTGGCGGCCAATCGAGGCATCAGCCCGAGCGGCAACGCGATCGTCGGCCTCTCCATGGGCGGCAATGCGGCGTTGACCCTTGCCGAGTGGCATCCGGAGAACTTCCGATACGCCGGCTCGCTGTCCGGCTTCTTGAACCTGTCCGACGGCGTCTGGCCGACGTTGGTCGGTTTTGCGATGCACGACTCCGGCGGCTTCGACCCCGGTGCGATGTGGGGGCCAGCTGGAGATCAGGCGTGGGCGCGCAACGATCCAACCGTCAACGTCGGCAGGCTGGTCGCCAACAACACCCGCATCTGGGTCTACTGCGGCAACGGGACGCCGAGCGAACTGGGTGGTGCGGACTTCCCGGCCCAGTTCCTGGAGAACCTGACCCGGGCAAGCAACGTCGCCTTTCAGGATCGCTACCTGGCGGCTGGCGGACACAACGGCTTGTTCAACTTCCCGGACAACGGCACGCACAGCTGGGGCTACTGGGGCGCACAACTGCAAGCCATGAAGCCCGACCTTCAGCGCGTACTCGGCACCGGGTGA
- a CDS encoding enoyl-CoA hydratase: protein MIGVTRDGHVMTLEMQRADRRNALNSALVDGLREAVEKAAAEDIRAIVLTGQGHVFSAGADLSDPSGVAEELPEKAKALNLAIDAAPVPVIGAINGPAIGAGVILSMICDLRVVAPDAYFQFPVAKYGLALDNWSIRRLTSLVGAGRARGMLFAAERLTADVALQTGMANRIGTLADAQAWAAEIAGFAPLALQHAKRVLNDDGAYEEQWPEHKELFDRAWASQDVIEAQVARIEKRPPRFQGA, encoded by the coding sequence ATGATTGGTGTGACCCGCGACGGCCACGTGATGACCCTGGAAATGCAGCGTGCCGACCGGCGTAACGCGCTGAACAGCGCGCTCGTCGACGGTCTGCGCGAGGCGGTCGAGAAGGCCGCCGCCGAAGACATCCGGGCCATCGTGCTCACCGGCCAGGGCCATGTTTTCAGCGCGGGTGCGGATTTGTCCGACCCTTCGGGTGTGGCCGAGGAGCTGCCAGAGAAGGCCAAGGCGTTGAACCTGGCCATCGACGCAGCCCCGGTCCCGGTCATCGGCGCAATCAATGGACCCGCGATCGGGGCGGGCGTCATCCTATCCATGATCTGCGATCTGCGCGTCGTCGCGCCCGACGCCTACTTCCAGTTCCCGGTAGCGAAATATGGTCTGGCGCTGGATAACTGGAGCATTCGTCGGCTGACGTCACTGGTCGGGGCAGGCCGGGCCAGGGGCATGCTGTTCGCCGCGGAACGGCTCACCGCGGACGTCGCGCTGCAGACCGGCATGGCCAACCGCATCGGCACGCTGGCCGACGCACAGGCGTGGGCCGCCGAGATCGCGGGCTTCGCACCGCTTGCGCTGCAGCACGCCAAGCGCGTGCTCAACGACGACGGCGCCTACGAGGAACAGTGGCCCGAGCACAAAGAGCTGTTCGACAGGGCATGGGCGTCTCAGGACGTCATCGAGGCACAGGTCGCCCGCATCGAGAAGCGACCGCCGAGGTTCCAGGGGGCCTGA
- a CDS encoding serine hydrolase: MNALARATVAALVLALISGCDTKPAEPAPPPTAQTLSDMPPPLVPAMPLPDNAIDNAVAKLDGIVADLMKKSGIPGMAVAVVHGGKTVYVKGFGVKDVRTGDKIDPDTVFQLASLSKPLSGTVVAQQVGANAIGWDTPVAAKLPWFALSNPAVTQMATVGDMFSHRSGLPDHAGDMLEDLGYDRRYVLERLRQLPLDPFRISYAYTNFGLTAGAEAVAVSAGKSWEDLADEAVLRPLGMTSTSFRFADYEARPDRAIGHIHVDGRYEPLYVRNADPESPAGGASSSLNDMTRWLTMVLANGSHDGKQIVDPKALLPAVTPQIVASPASEPAMRSGFYGYGFNVGTTSAARMSLSHSGGFELGAATNFVIVPSADVAIVALTNATPSGVPESVTAEFADLVQFGEVREDWYKLYGDIFKQMERPAGSLVGQKPPPNPAPPAPFASYVGTYHNDYWGPARVTEKDGRLHLAIGTKLDVPLDHWDGDVFTYAWVSENSPPGSVSKATFDGNKLTLEYYDDGKNGTFTK, from the coding sequence ATGAACGCACTGGCCAGAGCGACCGTTGCCGCGCTTGTGCTGGCACTCATCTCAGGCTGCGACACCAAACCGGCGGAACCTGCGCCACCGCCGACGGCACAGACGCTGTCCGACATGCCGCCTCCGTTGGTGCCCGCGATGCCGCTGCCGGACAATGCCATCGACAATGCGGTGGCCAAGCTCGACGGCATCGTCGCCGACTTGATGAAGAAGTCCGGCATACCCGGGATGGCCGTCGCGGTGGTGCATGGCGGGAAAACGGTGTACGTCAAGGGCTTCGGCGTCAAAGACGTGCGAACTGGTGACAAGATCGACCCCGACACCGTGTTCCAGCTGGCGTCGCTGTCCAAGCCGTTGAGCGGGACCGTCGTCGCTCAGCAGGTGGGCGCCAACGCGATTGGCTGGGACACGCCTGTGGCGGCGAAGCTGCCGTGGTTCGCGCTGTCGAATCCCGCCGTCACGCAGATGGCCACCGTCGGGGACATGTTCTCGCATCGCTCCGGACTACCCGACCATGCGGGCGACATGCTCGAGGACCTCGGCTATGACCGGCGATATGTACTCGAGCGCCTGCGACAGCTACCGCTCGACCCCTTCCGAATTTCCTACGCCTACACCAACTTTGGCCTGACGGCCGGGGCTGAAGCCGTCGCGGTGAGCGCGGGTAAATCCTGGGAGGATCTTGCCGACGAGGCGGTGCTGCGCCCGCTGGGGATGACGTCGACGAGCTTCCGGTTCGCAGACTATGAAGCCCGACCGGATCGCGCCATCGGCCATATTCATGTCGACGGCCGTTATGAACCGCTCTACGTTCGCAACGCCGACCCCGAATCGCCCGCAGGTGGTGCGAGTTCGTCGCTCAACGACATGACGCGGTGGCTGACAATGGTGCTGGCCAACGGCAGCCATGATGGCAAGCAGATCGTCGACCCGAAGGCGTTGTTGCCTGCGGTGACGCCGCAGATCGTGGCGAGTCCCGCAAGCGAGCCCGCGATGCGGTCGGGCTTCTACGGCTACGGATTCAACGTCGGCACGACGTCGGCCGCTCGGATGTCGCTGAGTCACTCCGGTGGTTTCGAACTCGGCGCGGCCACCAACTTCGTGATCGTGCCGTCGGCGGACGTGGCGATCGTCGCGCTGACCAACGCAACGCCATCCGGCGTACCCGAATCCGTGACCGCCGAATTCGCCGACCTGGTGCAATTCGGCGAGGTGCGCGAGGACTGGTACAAGCTCTACGGCGACATCTTCAAACAGATGGAGCGGCCGGCGGGCTCGCTGGTCGGGCAGAAGCCACCACCCAATCCTGCGCCCCCTGCGCCCTTCGCGTCTTATGTCGGCACCTACCACAACGATTACTGGGGCCCCGCGCGGGTCACCGAGAAGGATGGCAGGCTGCACCTCGCGATCGGAACCAAACTTGATGTGCCACTGGATCATTGGGACGGCGACGTCTTCACCTACGCGTGGGTCTCGGAGAACTCCCCGCCAGGATCGGTGTCCAAAGCGACGTTCGACGGTAACAAGCTCACGCTGGAGTACTACGACGATGGCAAGAACGGGACGTTTACCAAGTGA
- a CDS encoding FAD-dependent monooxygenase, whose protein sequence is MYHTDVLVVGAGPSGLTLAASLVSKGVATTVVDAQAAGANASRAAVVNARTLEVLDGLDVSRRLVKEGIQAPRFTIRDGRRLLIPVDFSVLPTEFPYSLMVPQATTERLLLERLTELGGTVIRPKTVASVRQDVDGATATFDDGDVISARYVVGADGIHSTVREQAGIGFEGDVYQESFTLADVRLRGEAPADEVILFWAKAGLTVVAPLPGDIFRIVAPVTEAPDEPSAEFIQQLLDDRGLGTGRMVVTDVIWGSRFRIHHRVADTYRAGRVLLAGDAAHVHSPAGGQGMNLGIQDAVALADALAAVLGGAPDSVLDDYSSARRPIAQQVVEMTDRLTRLATLPRAARPIRNVAIGIAGRIPAVQHALATRLSGLVNR, encoded by the coding sequence ATGTACCACACCGATGTCCTCGTCGTCGGCGCGGGCCCGAGCGGCCTGACGCTGGCTGCGTCGCTGGTCAGCAAGGGAGTGGCGACGACGGTGGTGGACGCGCAGGCCGCGGGCGCCAACGCGTCCCGCGCCGCCGTGGTCAACGCCCGAACCCTCGAGGTTCTCGATGGCCTCGACGTGTCGCGGCGGCTCGTCAAAGAGGGCATACAAGCGCCCCGCTTCACCATCCGCGACGGGCGGCGTCTGCTGATTCCGGTCGACTTCTCGGTGCTGCCGACGGAGTTCCCGTATTCCCTGATGGTTCCGCAGGCGACTACCGAGCGGCTGTTGCTCGAGCGGCTGACCGAGCTGGGCGGCACGGTAATCCGGCCGAAGACCGTGGCTTCGGTGCGGCAGGACGTCGACGGCGCGACGGCCACCTTCGACGACGGCGACGTGATCAGCGCGCGCTACGTCGTCGGCGCCGACGGGATCCACAGCACCGTGCGCGAGCAGGCAGGCATCGGCTTCGAAGGGGACGTCTATCAGGAGTCGTTCACATTGGCCGACGTGCGCTTGCGCGGCGAGGCGCCGGCCGACGAGGTCATCTTGTTCTGGGCGAAGGCCGGCCTGACGGTGGTGGCGCCGCTGCCCGGCGACATCTTCCGGATTGTCGCTCCGGTCACCGAGGCGCCCGACGAACCATCGGCGGAGTTCATCCAGCAGCTCCTCGACGACCGCGGCCTCGGCACAGGCCGGATGGTCGTCACCGACGTCATCTGGGGCTCGCGCTTCCGCATTCACCACCGGGTCGCCGACACGTACCGTGCCGGGCGCGTCCTACTGGCCGGCGATGCCGCACATGTGCACAGCCCCGCAGGCGGACAGGGCATGAACCTCGGCATCCAGGACGCGGTCGCATTGGCCGATGCCCTGGCCGCAGTCCTCGGCGGCGCTCCCGACAGCGTGCTCGACGACTACAGCTCTGCACGCCGACCCATCGCACAGCAGGTCGTCGAAATGACCGACCGGCTAACGCGTTTGGCCACACTGCCGCGGGCCGCACGACCGATCCGCAACGTGGCGATCGGCATCGCAGGCCGCATCCCCGCCGTTCAGCATGCGCTGGCGACGCGGCTCAGCGGGCTGGTGAACCGATGA
- a CDS encoding TetR/AcrR family transcriptional regulator produces MRRSSTETKAVILAAAKQRFAESGYERATIRAIAADANIDPSMVMRYFGNKEQLFASAADFDLELPDFSEVDQHQLGVSLVAYFMDRWERDEALVVLLRSATTNPEAAQRMREIFASQLMPVIAKVKPNAPERRAGLVATQMIGLAMCRYVLQLAPIAEMSHDEVIAWLGPTIQRYLDGPR; encoded by the coding sequence ATGCGCAGATCCTCAACAGAAACCAAGGCGGTGATTCTGGCCGCGGCCAAGCAGCGGTTCGCCGAGTCGGGATACGAACGAGCCACCATCCGGGCCATCGCGGCCGACGCGAACATCGATCCGTCGATGGTGATGCGCTACTTCGGCAACAAAGAGCAGTTGTTCGCCTCAGCGGCCGACTTCGACCTCGAGTTGCCGGATTTTTCCGAGGTCGATCAGCATCAGTTAGGTGTGAGTCTGGTGGCGTATTTCATGGATCGATGGGAGCGTGACGAGGCTCTCGTGGTGCTGCTGAGGTCAGCGACCACCAATCCCGAAGCGGCACAACGGATGCGAGAGATCTTCGCAAGCCAGCTGATGCCCGTGATCGCGAAGGTGAAGCCGAATGCGCCGGAACGCCGAGCGGGCTTGGTGGCGACACAGATGATCGGGCTGGCGATGTGCCGCTATGTTCTGCAGCTAGCACCTATCGCGGAGATGTCGCACGACGAGGTGATCGCCTGGCTTGGGCCGACGATTCAGCGTTACCTCGACGGGCCGCGATAA
- a CDS encoding carboxyl transferase domain-containing protein, with product MSRIGALQLRDAVLDQGSFRSWDSPPLEIDANEAYRRELAEASAKTGLDESVVTGEGTVFGRRVALVACEFDFLAGSIGVAAAERITAAVAWATAEGLPLLASPSSGGTRMQEGTVAFLQMVKIAAAVELHKQQHLPYLVYLRHPTTGGVFASWGSLGHVTAAEPGALIGFLGPRVYEHLYGEPFPPGVQTAENLHRHGVIDGVVPLEALRSTLDRTLTVVADAPEPPPARPEAGPLPDVPAWTSVEASRRPDRPGVGYLLRHGTTERVLLSGTERGEAATMLLALARFGGQPAVVLGQQRVVGGLVGPAALREARRGMALAASLQLPLVLVIDTAGPALSTEAEQGGLAGEIARCVAELVTLATPTVSVLLGQGSGGPALAMVPADRVLAALHGWLAPLPPEGASAIVFRDVDHAPELAAAQGIRSADLLRHGIVDAIVPERPDAADEPMEFTRRLSATIANELAGLRSMPDDDRLAARLARYRRIGL from the coding sequence GTGAGCCGCATCGGTGCCCTGCAGCTGCGCGATGCCGTGCTGGACCAGGGTTCTTTCCGCAGCTGGGACAGCCCGCCGCTGGAGATCGACGCGAACGAGGCGTACCGGCGCGAGCTGGCCGAGGCATCGGCCAAGACCGGTCTCGATGAATCCGTCGTGACCGGCGAGGGCACCGTGTTCGGCCGTCGCGTCGCGCTGGTGGCCTGCGAGTTCGACTTTCTGGCCGGGTCGATCGGCGTGGCCGCGGCCGAGCGGATCACCGCCGCCGTGGCATGGGCCACGGCCGAGGGTCTGCCGCTGCTGGCGTCGCCGAGTTCGGGCGGCACCCGCATGCAGGAGGGCACCGTCGCGTTCCTGCAAATGGTCAAGATCGCGGCGGCCGTCGAGCTGCACAAGCAGCAACATCTGCCCTATCTCGTGTACCTGCGCCATCCGACGACCGGCGGGGTGTTCGCGTCGTGGGGGTCGCTCGGGCACGTCACCGCGGCCGAGCCGGGTGCACTCATCGGGTTCCTCGGCCCGCGGGTCTACGAGCATCTTTACGGTGAGCCGTTCCCGCCGGGCGTCCAGACCGCGGAGAACCTGCACCGGCACGGCGTCATCGATGGCGTGGTCCCGCTCGAGGCGTTGCGCTCGACGCTGGACCGCACTCTGACGGTGGTGGCCGATGCGCCGGAGCCGCCGCCGGCCAGACCCGAGGCTGGACCATTGCCCGACGTGCCGGCGTGGACATCGGTCGAAGCGTCGCGACGTCCGGATCGGCCAGGCGTCGGATATCTGTTGCGGCACGGCACAACTGAGCGGGTGCTGCTATCGGGTACCGAACGCGGCGAGGCCGCCACGATGCTGCTGGCGCTGGCTCGCTTCGGAGGTCAGCCCGCCGTCGTTCTCGGCCAACAGCGCGTGGTTGGAGGGTTGGTCGGCCCGGCGGCGCTGCGTGAGGCCCGCCGCGGCATGGCCTTGGCCGCCAGCCTGCAACTACCGCTGGTGCTCGTCATCGACACGGCAGGGCCCGCGCTGTCTACGGAGGCTGAGCAGGGTGGACTGGCAGGCGAAATCGCCCGCTGCGTGGCTGAACTCGTCACTTTGGCTACGCCGACCGTGTCGGTGCTGCTTGGCCAGGGCAGCGGCGGGCCCGCATTGGCGATGGTGCCTGCCGACCGCGTTCTGGCCGCTCTGCACGGCTGGCTGGCGCCGCTGCCACCGGAAGGGGCCAGCGCGATCGTATTCCGGGACGTCGACCACGCCCCGGAACTGGCTGCGGCGCAAGGTATTCGGTCTGCCGACCTGCTGCGCCACGGCATCGTCGACGCGATCGTGCCCGAACGTCCCGACGCGGCCGACGAGCCCATGGAATTCACGCGACGGTTGTCTGCGACGATCGCCAACGAGCTAGCCGGGCTGCGCTCGATGCCCGACGACGACAGGCTGGCCGCCCGGCTGGCGCGCTACCGGCGGATCGGGCTGTGA